The window CAGgttatttttctctcttgttttcaATCCTTTGTTGAGACCACATAGACCTTCTAAGCAGTCTCGAAGAGTATAAATTTCAGGATTCATGGAATTCTCCCGTAAACGATAACGAAAGTAAAAATACTTACCATTAAATCTTAGGTACCACGTAAAAAACGAAGTTTCGCAGTTTTTATTGTTTACCTTACCCTGGAAGCCTGTAAGATACATTTTACCGCAATTTAGTTTCCTGCTGAAATCATTCTCGGCAAATTCTCGGCAAACTAATGTCTTCAAATTATTGTACACTTCAAAGCCGGGCTAACTGCGTTGAGaataattttcttttccttccaaGTATTATAAAACAATCACTAGGACATTCAGTTACGAGCCGAGGAAACGGAGGGCTATGGCCCCTACCACTCATTTAATATGATCCATGTTGTGGGGCTAAAATTAGGCACTTCAACTTTGGATTGGAACAGTAAACATTAGATCAGTTCGATGATAGTGACAAAGGTAAGGGCGGAAAAACTGCGACGGGAAAAGTTTACCGGCAGAAACCCTTACAgtacaagaaacacaacaaataAATAGAATTTATCCAACTTTATTGTAAGTATACAGAAAGCGTTAAACACCAGATAGATCTCTTATCGGTGGATACTATTTTCCAATGATTGCAAAAAATatatgttataataataataataataataataataataataatattaaggaATTAAGGTAATTCGTTCTCCTCTTTTGCAAACTTATGAATACAAACGAACAAATTGAATAGAAACATTGCAAAGTGCCTTTGGGGTATTTTTCAATCGAAAATTTGAAATGTTGTATTCCTTATTGCAGGCGTTACGGTAATAAATAGTGTGTCAAGggaattttgtttaattttctccAGTCTAAGGCGTGCTAATTAATTTAAGGCCcgagaaaattcaaatttttttataaACGTGCCAAGGATGACGCTAAGAAAATTCCTCCTTCAAGACATCTTCAAAATGACAAATCTACCACTGTTTCCCAGAAATAACGTTACACTGTCCTTCCTTCAAGTACAATTAAGTTTAAGAACGATCTCGACCTTTTTATGGCCATCATAAATCATCTTTAAATACTCGTCAATTAAAGAACGTAAAGTATTTTTACTGTCAATAGGCACCAAAGCGAACGGCATCCCTGTTGCACCATATCTTCAGGTAACatgcaaaaaacaaactgaactgATCAAACAACTTccttcaatttttggcaaaacgtaAATTCATGAGCCTCATGTTTGCCATcgccctgcgagcagagcctcctttcgTCCTTTTCTTTACCGAAGAGGAGAAAAGGAGGAGCCGCatgaatcgcgtcaactctttgaagccaccgcagcccgaacttctggactagtcaatcttgctTTCTCTCGTTAAAccagtttttccagtgcgagcatTCATTTAGCGATAAAagcgatggttataattgagcccgctgtaccgtGAAAAACCAGGATGGCCgagagatctggcatattagctataggcttgggttcgacactatcctggcaacatgcagcgcatactcaataaagatcttactcgattcatgcagccTTTCTCGACAACGCCAAAattgagcaagcaaaagaaaggctctgctagcagggtggttTGTCATTCGCCGCAAACATTTCAAGATCCATTTTCTAAGAGACCAAAGGAACGCGCTATTGCAAGCTCGAAGGAGAAATTCTTGGCCCCTACGTTATAGCGGTACATGTACACGGCTAGAAAGTGATTTTCGGTGGaatcaggggcccgtttctcaacaTTCGGGCcagaaaagccatttgtgaacctgccaaccgcttgatcaggaaagccgatctttttacatgttttcaaggtaacaaaaagcaaactacCTGTACAGTTTGACGACTCAAATCCCCTCTCCGTTCtggagatacagagggaattgttaCACGCGAAAATGGCCAGTacagtttcgggactttcgagctCCACGGCACGACATTCTTCTGCTTCAGAGATAAACTGATGGTAGTCGAATTAATGTGTGTTTGTTTTAGCTTACATGCGACCTGACCATTTCAAGACCATTTCATTTCGACCTGACCATTTTACATGCTCCTGACCATTTCAAGTCATTTGGTATCAAAACAGCAGGATTGGCCTTACGGCAAGAGCAATCGGCTTCCACCAATGTGGGCCCGGATTGACTTCGAATACAACGCCTTATAAGGGTTGAGTTcgttgaatgaaggggtagtctccaaagaaactgtggtgctgcgtcggtggggaagtagtatacaaaaatttggttttatcaacggagttgataatgtaaattggccaccgtacagagattcttaaagctgacgtttcgagcgttagcccttcgtcaggcgaatcgctctgacgaagggctaacgctagcctgttccaggctctcagatagtcgagaaaacgaaaagaactgcgtgtgaaaagcgagtgggggcttgggtcgaggcgaggcgggagagcctgtaagcatctctttaaattcttcattccggtataccagctcctggtataccctctgattggtcaattttgacagtttacatcaacactttcgtcatcattttgattcacgcgcggagcacgaaagaaagaggtcaactctgtcgccgagtgtcttaaagtattcccaaacgtacaagccctcagattcgagcaaaagttgtgtctgttcaactttaataagtcgaaaaaacgatccgtttgcaatgcttccaactggttttggtaaaagcataaattttcagttactgccgcgcgttgcgaaagcgcttcaatgttgtgatacgacatctctccacaccgcttacaatataACATCACCGGGTAAGATATATAGTTCGCATTTGACACAAATATTATGTCCCCTGTacgccacaattgttagcattcaacggcGCTCTGACGAACGatattttttgttattctttcttatgcaaatacttggctgcgtattccaattcaccagctagggtcaattaaatttctgccttcatcgccttcgaaaaaatgagagcaaaaagaaaaaaccaaaaaaatttgccgaaaacaggcttgtatttccgttgtatgtcttaaagctttaaaagatcaagcgattttcaggaagcgaaggtgatggctacgtgtctgtatactgcaaatgcaattgaagctatccacatgaaatatcaatctttcacattcattatcggttgtcctgatgcatcagagctgaagtttattgatgagaccatcttatcatctaggccaggaacttcaatggtcgggtttctgttttccttggaaaagtcaacagagcgtcggaaactcgcagctttcgaactggtcgtgtcttttggtcgaatttgctaaatctcccgtcggtgatttccttgacactcgtttcccgtttgctttgacaatgccttcgttcgcttgtaaagttattttcctaaaagtgccttaaattctggttaacgtactcgcacaagcgagaattaacgcatcacctttgaacaacaataaaagaatcgcgcttgaactcgcgtgggaccacacaatgccgccctttttcaacactttgacattgacattttgacatgcgaaaggttatttgcaaagtgggcggaatgaagaatttaaagagatgcttacaggctctcccgcctcgcctcgacccaagccctcactcgcttttcacacgcagttcttttcgttttctcgactatctaagagcctggaacaggctaggctaacgctcgaaacgtcagcttttagaatctctgtacggtggccaatttacattatcaactccgttgataaaaccaaatttttgagtTCGTTGGTTGCTCCACTCTGCTGCGAGCCTTTCTCCGCATACTCCGATTTTCCATGCCCACAAAAACCAGTCAAGCACTTCATGGCCGGTTAGATTACCTTCAaacttttattaataattattatattattatagttGAAAACATCTCCGGTACTCAAAAAAGAAATGCTGATAATGAAGACGCTGTGGCGGCGCAGCCAATAGAAGACTGAGGTCGGAAAGAAGCCACCCAGTGTATTTGGCTCACGATCGCTTGTGTAGGAGTCGAGGTTCCGTTCTTCGAATAAGTTGCGTTGCCGCGAAAAATTGTGGGCCTACTCACAAGCTGTAACCGTTTCTTAATCTCGTCATTTAATTTCTCGCAAAATCTATGTCTTCTCGCCAATCCTTTAGTTAGGTGCACTTACTGACCCAGCCTCTGCGATGCTTCCACTTTGTCTCCTCAACATTGATCTAAATTCATAAAATCCCTGCACTGCTGATTCATGTCAATGTCACTAATTTTCAATTTCGATAAAATTCTTCTGAAGGAAACCATGCAGCAAATCAAAAGTTGTAAAGCTAACTCCCACTGCAATGGGTCCTTTTATCCAGTTCATTGTTAACCCCTTATAGAGGCCCTTTTTCACTCCCTCTGTGCTAACAACATATTTTGCAGTGGCCCACATTCTTTGATATTCTGGAATTGCTGGTCCTGATATTCCATTGGTTTGCATTCGCCGCCGAATGATTTCCAAGGGGTACGTGGCAGACTGACCAAGGAGTCCAGCGCAAGCACCAAAAAAAAGTCTGTGGAGTGGGTGTAGCTTCTTGGCATCGTGCACAGAATCAAAGTAGACTTTTTTCAGAGACTCGTATGTAAAGAAGCTTATTCCAGCATATGGTACAATACCAAACAGAGTGGGAACTAAGCCCCTGTAGTAAGCTAAAAAGCCTTCTTCTCTGTAAATTTTTGCCACAATGTTTGCCAGGCCGGTGTATCTGGAAAAAGTGTGTAAAAGGTGCTTATTAGCCCTTGGAACAAGGGTGTTTATTTTTGCAAGAAGGTTCTTAAAAACTTCCCGGCATATTGCTGTcaaatgcaaaaaaacaacaacaaaaaaacaaaaacaaaaaggaaaacatatcAAACCATCAACAGAAACTTATCGGGTAACTTGAATCAAGATTATGTTTTGACATTAGGTTTGTTTGGTGACAAAACActgacaaagtttcagcgttaaaGTTACCATATTATCAAGGGCAACTTACTTAGTTTTCACGGAAAACTTTTCGGGTTTTGAcgttatttaataataatgataatgataatgttaatgttataatgttaatgttaatgttaatgttaatgttaatgttaatgttaatgttaatgttaatgataatcatcatcatcatcatcatcatcatcatcatcatcatcatcaacttgTAAAGCGCAAGTGTAAGTATTTAACTAGTAACGGTCACCAGTTTTATTTAACCGTTAACTTTTGTAGATTTTGGCGGGCTTCATCACTCCTAATGTCAAGGCCCAAAAAGTTACTCTTGGAAACAAAGCAAGTTGCCTTTGACAACATGGGAACTCAAACGTTTAAACTTTTTCACAAAACTTCCTAGTGGCGCACTAAACTGAGAATCGTAGTTAACGTTATCTGATACAATCCACCAAGGCACCCTCTGGGCACAAGGCCAGTCCAACAATAAAGTGACAAATTTGACACCTCCTGGGGTATACAAAGAGAGATTTCCGTACTAAAATTAAACCATGCAAAAGTACCTTATCAGTTTTATAAATAGATCTGCAATTACACTTCGTATGCAGCAATTTCTGGTTTATATAGCCTCAATACACGCACTTGCTGTAAATACTACAGCTGTACAAATTTCTTTCCAAAAACAGGAGAGAACTGTCCATGGGGTACCCAGAGAGAGACTTCTCCAAATCAATATTAGGTCCAGCAATTAATCACCTCTCAGTGTCAACTAGTTTTCTCCTTGCTTGCACTGGCTGCTGTATCTGACTACATttcaataaaatgaacaaaatgtcAGATCTTACCTGTTTTTCTGTGTGATGGCTAATCTGGCACGGATCATGTCTAGAGGATAGGTGCACGAAGCAGCAGTAATGCCTGCTAGGGATCCAGCTAAAAAACGGCGAACAGGTGGCAATGGTCTAAAACAAAAGCCATATAAAATCATCAGTTGTGCAATAATACATTATCCTGATGAAGTACTTGATTTAACACCCAGTGATCCCAGTgatccctgggagtgagacagaTTTTACAATGTCTAATGCCACAAGATTTTTCTCGTGAAGTGGGGGCATCTTGGGGTGCCAGTCAAAAATCATGTCCCTTTCGTTAATTAACCCATTgtctcctgggagtgagacttaacagattttactctgtctaatgccacacaattttccttgtcaactCAGGGCGTCCTAGGAACCTGAGGAGTCAATGGCTTATATAAAATAATGACGTACACATCAGTATCAATTTGTCCAAAATAACATGATTTAATCATTAAAGGTCCTAAAAAACTGTGTTAAAAGAATTCCGAGAGAAAAGGACAGAGACTGCACCTGTTGCAGTTTCAAATAAAAGGGCAAATGCCTAGCAGACATTTTTCATTATTGATGTCCCAATCAGTAAAAAAGTACCCACTGCTACTGATAAATACAACAATTTTATGGCAGCAGTTTTTATTCTTCTACATTGTACTCACTTACCCATTTGTGCTTCTATCTTTTCTGAGCAGCATTTTAAATTGTTCATGAGCTGTGAATTGTAGTGAAGCATAAGGAATGACACGAGCCATAGTTGCGCTATTTCCACGAAAAAGACCAAGGAAACCATTTTCCAAATACGTCTGTCGTAGAACACCAACAGCTCCCTAAAAATTACAATACAGAGAGAAACAGGAAAAATATATCAACAAATATTAATGAAGGGATACATCAAAGCGATACAAGTTTTCCTGACTTAACTCATACACAATGCTTCATGTGATACATATTAATGCTCAGTAGTAATGTCACAATGTTTTACAGAAGAAGGCTGTGTTTTGAAAACTAGAAGGTGGTTAAGCAATCAGAAAAAAAACGAACTACTGTATGTGCTACTCAACAACACTATTAAAGAGATGACGTGACATCTCATGGGAAGATGCAATAGTGCTGGCAAATGATTGGACTGAGCGGAGAAGACATGTTGCACACCACATAAATATGGACAAGAGAAACTAACCAACTGACAAAACCAATGAAACCAACTGTACAAAACCCAGGGAATAGCTGGACTAAACAGAAAAGAGGGCATACCCCTGGCTATGTCTATTTTGCCAGCAAAAGGTTACTTTTGATAGTTAAGAACCCTTGTACATTTAAACCCAAACAAAATAGATAAAGCGCATTCGATTCTACATTAAATTTGTTTCTAAGCATTAAAGGGGCAGTCAGCTATGGACAAATTAAACTGTTTTTTGGCTGAAACTGAGTTCAACTTAAAACATTCGTGAGGAGAAGCTATCACAGTCCAGATCACAGTCTAAAGTTTTAACACTACACCAACTGTTTGAAATGtcaattcatttcatttttatcttctcCTTCCTCAGCCTAAGAAGAAGAATAGCTTTGGAAAATTAACAAGAttcttgggaaaaaaaattatagtactatattttttgtaatttcacaaaTTGGAAACAAAGATTTGGTTGGGTTTCCATtgataattttttctttaacagttaCTCTAAAACAGGTCATTACCCCTTTAAGTAACAATGccatgaataattattgttgtagtacaatttgttcccttggtacaattttttctgaactggtacagaatatattgaactggtacaaaatagtttgaactggtacaattttaattgtactggtttatttttatcaactgtctaaaaaagggattttcattcttttggggtgtagttaaaaaacaggggtgtggtttttagggggtctaaaaaagaacatGTTCTACATTCCTACCCCTCCCTCATCTTCCCCATCACCTCTATCCAACCCCCCTTTCTTTCACAGTTCCATCCCCCCTTATTTTCCAGGGGACAGCAGGACTGGTAcactcatggtaacttgatgataagccaaaaagcaatccttagcccttgtcatcacatacactaaatgaacaggctttaaaataaattcttaacgTTTCtgtttagtacatcatgactgtaaataaaagctaaccattctagaacaattgtttaggcttaaattgtgtaaattagtgcttaaaatcactcatgttattcttggtcaaaccagactgttaagtatttccaacaagtcttgctatttctgtcctgctctgaatgctcagcaaaccttatttcagtaacctcttgaactaagtattaaaatgaatggcaaacagctgttataAATGAAgatgaagtgtgttctttgtgttcaacaaacattaaactattttcactgtttttgcaccagtacaaattaaaattgtaccagttcaatatattttgtaccagttcaaaaacaaattgtaccaaagtgcaaattgaactacaacatattcTCCTGTaagaacattttcattttaaaaatataattctATGTTCATTAATAACAATGCCAGTCTTTTCGCTGAAACAAACCATGACTGTCGTGCTTTTTCCCTGTATTTTTTCTTAACTATTATAATTtatccccccctcccccccaattCATGTGACATGTAGCGATCAGTCACGGAATTTTAAGCCTTAACTTGTTTTGTAAGTGTTCTTTTCGTTATCCTGTTTGTTTCCGACTTTGTAAACAACTAGTTATTGGAGTGGAATCCTTTGTTATTAAAACAATTCAAGCTGAGTGCCAGAAATTCATTTACTGT of the Montipora capricornis isolate CH-2021 chromosome 7, ASM3666992v2, whole genome shotgun sequence genome contains:
- the LOC138057318 gene encoding mitochondrial coenzyme A transporter SLC25A42-like, producing the protein MYFRQMVKAQKKESLLHGDVEQHGQITHGEWYLRSHRRRVYDDSGIEDDNIRKEFKEVISSLSAGAVAGAVAKTTIAPLDRTKIIFQTSNKPFSVKGAVGVLRQTYLENGFLGLFRGNSATMARVIPYASLQFTAHEQFKMLLRKDRSTNGPLPPVRRFLAGSLAGITAASCTYPLDMIRARLAITQKNRYTGLANIVAKIYREEGFLAYYRGLVPTLFGIVPYAGISFFTYESLKKVYFDSVHDAKKLHPLHRLFFGACAGLLGQSATYPLEIIRRRMQTNGISGPAIPEYQRMWATAKYVVSTEGVKKGLYKGLTMNWIKGPIAVGVSFTTFDLLHGFLQKNFIEIEN